In Streptantibioticus cattleyicolor NRRL 8057 = DSM 46488, a genomic segment contains:
- the coaBC gene encoding bifunctional phosphopantothenoylcysteine decarboxylase/phosphopantothenate--cysteine ligase CoaBC, with product MGKPQVVLGVSGGIAAYKACELLRRFTESGHEVRVVPTAAALHFVGEATWSALSGNPVGTEVWNEVHQVPHVRIGQGADLVVVAPATADILAKAAHGLADDLLTNTLLTARCPVVFAPAMHTEMWEHPATRENVATLRRRGAIVIEPAVGRLTGVDTGKGRLPDPGEIFATCLRVLARGDRAVTADLAGRHVVVSAGGTREPLDPVRYLGNRSSGKQGYALAATAVARGARVTLVAANTELADPAGADVVRVGTAGQLREAVLKAAADADAVVMAAAVADFRPARYATGKIKKKDGEEPAPLELVRNPDVLAELAATRPAPGQVVVGFAAETDDVLANGRAKLARKGCDLLVVNEVGERKAFGSERNEAVVLDAEGGETPVPYGPKEALADVVWDLVARRLPQR from the coding sequence ATGGGCAAGCCGCAGGTAGTCCTGGGCGTGAGCGGCGGCATCGCCGCGTACAAGGCGTGCGAGCTGCTGCGGCGGTTCACCGAGTCCGGGCACGAGGTCCGCGTGGTCCCCACCGCCGCGGCGCTCCACTTCGTGGGCGAGGCCACCTGGTCGGCGCTCTCCGGCAACCCGGTCGGCACCGAGGTGTGGAACGAGGTCCACCAGGTCCCGCACGTGCGCATCGGCCAGGGCGCCGACCTGGTGGTGGTCGCCCCGGCCACCGCCGACATCCTGGCCAAGGCCGCCCACGGGCTCGCCGACGACCTGCTCACCAACACCCTGCTCACCGCCCGCTGCCCGGTGGTCTTCGCCCCCGCCATGCACACCGAGATGTGGGAGCACCCGGCCACCCGGGAGAACGTCGCCACGCTGCGGCGGCGCGGCGCGATCGTCATCGAGCCCGCGGTGGGCAGGCTCACCGGCGTCGACACCGGCAAGGGCCGCCTCCCCGACCCGGGGGAGATCTTCGCCACTTGTCTGCGGGTGCTGGCCCGCGGTGACCGCGCGGTCACCGCCGACCTGGCCGGCCGCCACGTGGTGGTCAGCGCCGGCGGCACCCGCGAGCCCCTGGACCCGGTGCGCTACCTGGGCAACCGCTCCTCCGGCAAGCAGGGGTACGCGCTCGCCGCCACCGCCGTGGCCCGGGGCGCCCGGGTCACCCTGGTCGCCGCCAACACCGAGCTGGCCGACCCGGCCGGCGCCGATGTGGTGCGGGTCGGCACCGCGGGTCAGCTGCGCGAGGCGGTGCTCAAGGCCGCCGCGGACGCCGACGCGGTGGTGATGGCCGCCGCGGTGGCCGATTTCCGCCCCGCCCGGTACGCCACCGGCAAGATCAAGAAGAAGGACGGCGAGGAGCCCGCCCCGCTGGAGCTGGTCCGCAACCCCGACGTGCTCGCCGAGCTGGCCGCCACCCGCCCGGCCCCGGGCCAGGTGGTCGTCGGGTTCGCCGCCGAGACCGACGACGTCCTCGCCAACGGCCGCGCCAAGCTCGCCCGCAAGGGGTGCGACCTGCTGGTGGTCAACGAGGTCGGGGAGCGCAAGGCGTTCGGCTCGGAGCGTAACGAGGCCGTGGTGCTGGACGCCGAGGGCGGCGAGACCCCGGTGCCGTACGGCCCCAAGGAGGCCCTGGCCGACGTGGTGTGGGACCTGGTGGCACGGCGGCTGCCGCAGCGGTGA
- the metK gene encoding methionine adenosyltransferase produces MSRRLFTSESVTEGHPDKIADQISDTILDALLREDPTSRVAVETLITTGLVHVAGEVTTKGYADVASLVRNAILSIGYDSSKKGFDGASCGVSVSIGAQSPDIAQGVDAAYEARVEGDDDELDRQGAGDQGLMFGYACDETPELMPLPITLAHRLSKRLTDVRKNGTIPYLRPDGKTQVTIEYDGDKAVRLDTVVVSSQHASDIDLDSLLAPDIREFVVEPELKALLDSGIKLDTEGYRLLVNPTGRFEIGGPMGDAGLTGRKIIIDTYGGMARHGGGAFSGKDPSKVDRSAAYAMRWVAKNVVAAGLASRCEVQVAYAIGKAEPVGLFVETFGTAKVDTAKIERAISEVFDLRPAAIIRDLDLLRPIYAQTAAYGHFGRELPDFTWERTDRVEALRKAAGL; encoded by the coding sequence GTGTCTCGCCGCCTGTTCACCTCGGAATCCGTTACCGAGGGACACCCCGACAAGATCGCTGATCAGATCAGCGACACGATCCTCGACGCGCTCCTGCGGGAGGACCCCACCTCGCGCGTCGCCGTCGAGACGTTGATCACCACCGGTCTGGTGCACGTGGCCGGGGAGGTGACGACCAAGGGGTACGCGGACGTGGCGTCCCTGGTCCGCAACGCCATCCTCAGCATCGGTTACGACAGCTCCAAGAAGGGGTTCGACGGCGCCTCCTGCGGCGTGTCGGTCTCCATCGGCGCGCAGTCGCCGGACATCGCCCAGGGTGTGGACGCGGCCTACGAGGCCCGGGTCGAGGGCGACGACGACGAGCTCGACCGGCAGGGCGCCGGTGACCAGGGCCTGATGTTCGGGTACGCCTGCGACGAGACGCCCGAGCTGATGCCGCTGCCGATCACGCTGGCGCACCGGCTCTCCAAGCGGCTCACCGACGTCCGCAAGAACGGCACCATCCCCTACCTGCGTCCGGACGGCAAGACCCAGGTCACCATCGAGTACGACGGTGACAAGGCGGTCCGCCTGGACACCGTGGTGGTCTCCTCGCAGCACGCCTCGGACATCGACCTCGACTCGCTGCTGGCGCCGGACATCCGGGAGTTCGTGGTCGAGCCGGAGCTGAAGGCCCTGCTGGACTCCGGCATCAAGCTGGACACCGAGGGCTACCGGCTGCTGGTCAACCCCACCGGCCGCTTCGAGATCGGCGGCCCGATGGGTGACGCCGGCCTCACCGGCCGCAAGATCATCATCGACACCTACGGCGGCATGGCCCGCCACGGCGGCGGTGCCTTCTCCGGCAAGGACCCGTCCAAGGTCGACCGCTCGGCCGCCTACGCCATGCGCTGGGTCGCCAAGAACGTGGTCGCCGCCGGCCTCGCCTCCCGCTGCGAGGTCCAGGTCGCCTACGCGATCGGCAAGGCCGAGCCGGTCGGTCTCTTCGTCGAGACCTTCGGCACCGCCAAGGTCGACACCGCCAAGATCGAACGCGCCATCTCCGAGGTCTTCGACCTGCGCCCGGCCGCCATCATCCGCGACCTGGACCTGTTGCGCCCGATCTACGCCCAGACCGCCGCCTACGGCCACTTCGGCCGCGAGCTGCCGGACTTCACCTGGGAGCGCACCGACCGCGTCGAGGCCCTGCGCAAGGCCGCCGGCCTGTAA
- a CDS encoding primosomal protein N', protein MSSANEDPAAGPAGGAEQLALIRESVRKAKEPRAKPRTWRGAALAGELPVARVLVDKGLLHLDQYFDYAVPAAMDEQARPGVRVRVRFGARVVRGRREGGELHDGFVIERLPASDYPGPLAPLAQVLSPEPVLGPALLKLCRAVADRYAGALADVVQLAVPPRRARAESGPPPDVPPPPARPDAGTWRRYATGPGYLDALADGGSPRAVWTALPGPHWPDELARAMAATLASGRGALAVLPDGRAVARVDAALTALLGAGHHVVLTADSGPEERYRRWLAVNRGHVKAVVGTRAAMFAPVQDLGLAALWDDGDSSHAEPHAPQPHARDVLLLRAAEEHCAFLLGGVSVTVEGAQLVDSRWAAPLAAPRERVRAAAPLIRTVGDADQARDAAARTARLPSAAWQVTRDALRHGPVLVQVPRRGYVPRLACERCREPARCAHCAGPLELAEGPEAGSSGTLHCGWCGRPEAGWHCGACGGVRLRAQVVGARRTADELGRAFPAVPVRTSGRDGVLDQVSGRPALVVATPGAEPVADGGYAAALLLDGWALLGRPDLRAGEEALRRWLTAAALVRPAGEGGTVVVVAEPTLRPVQALVRWDPAGHAVRELAERAELGFPPVSRMASVTGTPAAVADLLADAQLPEGTDVLGPVPLPVPPPGRPRRPGDPPPGESWERVLLRVPPGTGAALAAALKTAQVARIARKRTDPVRVRVDPPDIG, encoded by the coding sequence GTGAGCAGCGCGAACGAGGATCCGGCGGCCGGGCCGGCAGGGGGTGCCGAGCAGCTCGCGCTGATCAGGGAGAGCGTGCGCAAGGCGAAGGAGCCGCGCGCCAAGCCGCGTACCTGGCGCGGGGCCGCGCTCGCCGGGGAGCTGCCGGTGGCCAGGGTGCTGGTCGACAAGGGGCTGCTCCACCTCGACCAGTACTTCGACTACGCCGTCCCCGCGGCCATGGACGAGCAGGCCCGCCCCGGGGTACGGGTGCGGGTGCGGTTCGGCGCCCGGGTGGTCCGCGGCCGGCGCGAGGGCGGTGAGCTGCACGACGGCTTCGTGATCGAACGGCTGCCGGCCAGCGACTACCCCGGCCCGCTGGCCCCGTTGGCGCAGGTGCTCTCGCCCGAGCCGGTGCTCGGCCCCGCCCTGCTCAAGCTGTGCCGGGCGGTGGCCGACCGGTACGCCGGGGCGCTGGCCGACGTCGTCCAGCTCGCCGTGCCGCCACGCCGGGCCCGCGCCGAATCAGGCCCGCCGCCGGACGTGCCGCCACCGCCGGCCCGGCCGGACGCGGGCACCTGGCGCCGGTACGCCACCGGCCCGGGCTACCTCGACGCGCTCGCGGACGGCGGCAGCCCCCGGGCGGTGTGGACGGCGCTGCCCGGTCCGCACTGGCCCGACGAGCTGGCCCGGGCGATGGCGGCGACCCTCGCCTCCGGCCGTGGCGCCCTCGCCGTCCTCCCCGACGGGCGCGCGGTGGCCCGGGTCGACGCCGCCCTCACCGCGCTGCTCGGCGCCGGCCACCACGTCGTGCTCACCGCCGACAGCGGCCCCGAGGAGCGGTACCGGCGCTGGCTCGCGGTCAACCGGGGCCACGTCAAGGCCGTCGTGGGCACCCGGGCCGCGATGTTCGCGCCCGTCCAGGACCTCGGGCTCGCCGCGCTGTGGGACGACGGCGACTCCAGCCACGCCGAACCGCACGCCCCGCAGCCGCACGCCCGCGACGTGCTGCTGCTGCGCGCCGCCGAGGAACACTGCGCCTTCCTGCTCGGCGGGGTCTCGGTCACCGTCGAGGGCGCCCAGCTCGTCGACTCCCGCTGGGCGGCCCCGCTGGCCGCGCCGCGCGAACGGGTACGGGCCGCGGCCCCGCTGATCCGCACGGTGGGCGACGCCGACCAGGCCAGGGACGCCGCCGCCCGCACCGCCCGGCTGCCCTCGGCGGCCTGGCAGGTCACCCGGGACGCGCTGCGCCACGGCCCGGTGCTGGTTCAGGTGCCGCGGCGCGGTTACGTACCGCGGCTGGCCTGTGAACGGTGCCGGGAGCCGGCCCGGTGCGCGCACTGCGCGGGCCCGCTGGAGCTGGCGGAGGGCCCGGAGGCCGGCTCCTCGGGCACGCTGCACTGCGGCTGGTGCGGCCGTCCCGAGGCCGGCTGGCACTGCGGGGCCTGCGGCGGCGTACGGCTGCGGGCCCAGGTGGTCGGCGCCCGGCGCACCGCCGACGAACTCGGCCGCGCCTTCCCCGCCGTACCGGTGCGCACCTCCGGCCGGGACGGCGTGCTCGACCAGGTCTCCGGACGCCCGGCGCTGGTGGTCGCCACCCCGGGGGCCGAACCGGTGGCCGACGGCGGCTACGCGGCGGCGCTGCTGCTGGACGGCTGGGCGCTGCTGGGGCGGCCGGACCTGCGGGCCGGTGAGGAGGCGCTGCGCCGCTGGCTGACCGCCGCCGCGCTGGTGCGTCCGGCCGGCGAGGGCGGCACCGTGGTGGTGGTCGCCGAGCCGACGCTGCGCCCGGTGCAGGCGCTGGTGCGGTGGGATCCGGCCGGCCACGCGGTGCGGGAGCTGGCGGAGCGGGCGGAGCTGGGCTTCCCGCCGGTCTCCCGGATGGCCTCGGTGACCGGTACGCCGGCCGCCGTCGCCGATCTGCTGGCCGATGCCCAACTGCCGGAGGGCACCGATGTGTTGGGCCCGGTGCCGTTGCCGGTGCCGCCGCCGGGACGGCCGCGCAGGCCCGGGGATCCGCCGCCGGGGGAGAGCTGGGAACGGGTGCTGCTGCGGGTGCCCCCCGGCACCGGCGCCGCCCTGGCCGCGGCGCTGAAGACCGCCCAGGTGGCGCGGATCGCCCGCAAACGCACCGACCCGGTGCGGGTACGCGTCGACCCGCCGGACATCGGCTGA
- the def gene encoding peptide deformylase: MSVLPIRLFGDPVLRMKAQPVTDFDKELRTLVKDLTDTMAAAPGAGLAAPQLGVSLRVFTYHVDGELGHLVNPDLSLTEEEQDGPEGCLSLPGLTYDCKRAYGVVAKGFNMYGDPVTVEGTRLLARCVQHETDHLDGIVFIDRLDPEQRKAAMRAIREAEWAGQTAPQVKFSPHRTFGRAL; the protein is encoded by the coding sequence GTGTCCGTCCTGCCGATCCGCCTCTTCGGCGACCCGGTCCTGCGTATGAAGGCGCAGCCGGTCACCGATTTCGACAAGGAGCTGCGCACGCTGGTGAAGGACCTCACCGACACCATGGCCGCGGCCCCCGGCGCGGGGCTGGCCGCCCCCCAACTCGGCGTATCCCTGCGGGTGTTCACCTATCACGTCGACGGTGAGCTGGGCCACCTGGTCAACCCCGACCTCTCCTTGACCGAGGAGGAGCAGGACGGCCCCGAGGGCTGCCTGTCGCTGCCCGGGCTGACCTACGACTGCAAGCGCGCGTACGGCGTGGTGGCCAAGGGGTTCAACATGTACGGCGACCCGGTCACCGTCGAGGGCACCCGGCTGCTCGCCCGCTGCGTCCAGCACGAGACCGACCACCTGGACGGCATCGTCTTCATCGACCGGCTCGACCCCGAGCAGCGCAAGGCGGCGATGAGGGCGATACGCGAGGCGGAGTGGGCCGGACAGACCGCTCCGCAGGTGAAGTTCTCCCCGCACCGCACGTTCGGCCGCGCGCTGTGA
- the fmt gene encoding methionyl-tRNA formyltransferase, giving the protein MRLVFAGTPEVAVPALEALLASDRHEVAAVVTRPDAPAGRGRKLVASPVAQRAQDAGIEVLKPARPRDEAFLARLREIAPDCCPVVAYGALLPRVALDVPRHGWVNLHFSLLPAWRGAAPVQHAVLAGDEVTGASTFQIEEGLDSGPVYGVITETIKADDTSGALLQRLAQSGAGLLAATMDGIEDGTLVARPQPEEGVTLAPKLSVADAQVDWSAPALRVDRVVRGCTPAPGAWTLHRGERLKLAAPVRLLPDRADLDLAPGELAVTKNAVYVGTGSHPVQLTDVQPQGKKRMPAPDWARGTRLTSGDHLGT; this is encoded by the coding sequence ATGAGGCTCGTCTTCGCCGGCACCCCCGAGGTCGCCGTCCCCGCCCTGGAGGCGCTGCTCGCCTCGGACCGGCACGAGGTCGCCGCCGTCGTCACCCGGCCCGACGCCCCCGCCGGGCGTGGCCGCAAGCTGGTGGCGAGCCCGGTCGCGCAGCGCGCCCAGGACGCCGGGATCGAGGTGCTCAAGCCCGCCCGCCCGCGGGACGAGGCGTTCCTGGCCCGGCTGCGGGAGATCGCCCCGGACTGCTGTCCGGTGGTGGCGTACGGCGCCCTGCTGCCGCGCGTCGCGCTGGACGTGCCCCGGCACGGCTGGGTCAACCTGCACTTCTCGCTGCTGCCGGCGTGGCGTGGCGCGGCCCCCGTGCAGCACGCCGTGCTGGCCGGTGACGAGGTCACCGGCGCCTCGACGTTCCAGATCGAGGAGGGGCTCGACTCCGGCCCGGTCTACGGCGTGATCACCGAGACCATCAAGGCCGACGACACCAGCGGCGCACTGCTTCAGCGTCTGGCGCAGTCCGGTGCCGGACTCCTGGCGGCCACCATGGACGGCATCGAGGACGGCACCCTGGTGGCCCGCCCGCAGCCCGAGGAGGGCGTCACCCTGGCCCCCAAGCTGTCGGTGGCCGACGCCCAGGTGGACTGGTCCGCCCCGGCGCTCCGTGTCGACCGCGTGGTCCGCGGCTGCACCCCGGCCCCCGGCGCCTGGACGCTCCACCGCGGCGAACGCCTCAAACTCGCCGCCCCGGTACGCCTCCTGCCCGACCGCGCCGACCTCGACCTGGCCCCCGGCGAACTCGCCGTCACCAAGAACGCCGTCTACGTCGGCACCGGCTCCCACCCCGTCCAGCTCACCGACGTCCAACCCCAGGGCAAGAAGCGCATGCCCGCCCCCGACTGGGCCCGCGGCACCCGCCTGACCTCCGGCGACCACCTGGGCACCTGA
- a CDS encoding RsmB/NOP family class I SAM-dependent RNA methyltransferase, with translation MNDRSRRPQGKPYRPRRPRPDAVRELAYDALRAVDERDAYANLVLPSLLREAERKGGFDRRDAALATELVYGTLRRQGTYDAVLAACVDRPLREVDPPVLDVLALGAHQLLGTRIPPHAAVSATVDLARAVLGEGRAKFVNAVLRKVAAHDLDGWLDRVAPPYDEDPEEHLAVVHSHPRWVVSALWDALGGGRAGIEELLAADNERPEVTLVARPGRATTEELVAAAGGETLPGRWSPYAVRLTEGGDPAALDAVREGRAGVQDEGSQLVALALADAPLDGPDARWLDGCAGPGGKAALLGALAARRGAALLASEKQPHRARLVARSLAGNPGPYQVVTADGTRPAWRAEAFDRVLVDVPCSGLGALRRRPEARWRRRPEDVAAFAPLQRGLLRSALRAVRVGGVVAYATCSPHPAETRVVVDDVLRGRAGGPAVPAEWIDARPLLPGLPGLGDGPDVQLWPHRHGTDAMYLALLRRTG, from the coding sequence GTGAACGACCGTTCCCGCCGCCCGCAGGGCAAGCCGTACCGACCCCGCCGACCGCGCCCCGACGCCGTGCGCGAGCTGGCCTACGACGCGCTGCGGGCGGTGGACGAGCGGGACGCCTACGCCAACCTCGTGCTGCCGTCGCTGCTGCGCGAGGCCGAGCGCAAGGGCGGGTTCGACCGGCGTGACGCGGCGCTCGCCACCGAGCTGGTCTACGGCACGCTGCGCCGCCAGGGCACCTACGACGCCGTGCTCGCCGCCTGCGTGGACCGGCCGTTGCGCGAGGTCGACCCGCCGGTGCTCGACGTACTCGCCCTCGGCGCCCACCAGTTGCTCGGCACCCGGATCCCGCCGCACGCCGCGGTCTCGGCCACCGTCGACCTGGCCCGCGCGGTGCTGGGGGAGGGGCGGGCGAAGTTCGTCAACGCCGTGCTGCGCAAGGTGGCCGCCCACGACCTGGACGGCTGGCTGGACCGGGTCGCGCCGCCGTACGACGAGGACCCCGAGGAACACCTCGCCGTCGTCCACTCGCATCCGCGCTGGGTCGTCTCCGCGCTGTGGGACGCGCTGGGCGGCGGGCGGGCCGGGATCGAGGAGTTGCTCGCCGCCGACAACGAACGCCCGGAGGTGACGCTGGTCGCGCGGCCGGGGCGGGCCACCACCGAGGAACTGGTCGCCGCGGCCGGTGGCGAGACGCTGCCGGGCCGCTGGTCGCCGTATGCCGTACGGCTCACCGAGGGCGGCGACCCGGCGGCGCTGGACGCGGTGCGCGAGGGCCGCGCCGGGGTGCAGGACGAGGGGAGCCAGCTGGTCGCCCTCGCGCTCGCCGACGCCCCGCTGGACGGCCCCGACGCCCGCTGGCTGGACGGCTGCGCGGGACCGGGCGGCAAGGCGGCGCTGCTCGGCGCGCTCGCCGCGCGACGCGGTGCCGCCCTGCTCGCCTCCGAGAAGCAGCCGCACCGCGCCCGTCTGGTGGCCCGTTCGCTCGCCGGCAACCCCGGCCCGTACCAGGTGGTCACCGCCGACGGCACCCGGCCGGCGTGGCGGGCGGAGGCGTTCGACCGGGTGCTGGTGGACGTGCCGTGCAGCGGCCTGGGCGCGCTGCGCCGCCGCCCCGAGGCGCGCTGGCGGCGCCGCCCGGAGGACGTGGCCGCCTTCGCCCCGCTCCAGCGCGGACTGCTGCGTTCCGCGCTGCGGGCCGTCCGGGTCGGCGGGGTCGTGGCGTACGCCACCTGTTCGCCGCATCCGGCGGAGACCCGGGTGGTCGTCGACGACGTGCTGCGCGGCCGGGCCGGCGGCCCTGCGGTGCCGGCCGAGTGGATCGACGCCCGGCCGCTGCTGCCCGGCCTCCCCGGCCTCGGCGACGGGCCGGACGTCCAGCTGTGGCCGCACCGGCACGGCACCGACGCGATGTACCTGGCGCTGCTGCGGCGCACCGGCTGA
- the rpe gene encoding ribulose-phosphate 3-epimerase yields the protein MRPQINPSILSADFARLAEEADAVAGADWLHVDVMDNHFVPNLTLGVPVVESLRKATGTPLDCHLMIEQPDRWAPQYVEAGAGSVTFHAEAAAAPVRLAREIRAKGARAAMALKPATPVEPYEDLLPELDMILVMTVEPGFGGQSFLDIMLPKIRRTRELIAKHGLDLWLQVDGGVSERTIERCAEAGADVFVAGSAVYGADDPAEAVRKLRNQAGSALASASWACAH from the coding sequence ATGCGCCCGCAGATCAACCCCAGCATCCTGTCCGCCGACTTCGCCCGCCTCGCCGAGGAGGCGGACGCCGTGGCGGGGGCCGACTGGCTCCATGTCGACGTGATGGACAACCACTTCGTGCCCAACCTCACGCTCGGCGTGCCCGTCGTGGAGTCGCTGCGCAAGGCCACCGGAACCCCGCTCGACTGCCACCTGATGATCGAGCAGCCGGACCGCTGGGCGCCGCAGTACGTGGAGGCGGGCGCGGGTTCGGTCACCTTCCACGCCGAGGCGGCGGCGGCCCCGGTGCGGCTGGCCCGGGAGATCCGGGCCAAGGGGGCGCGGGCCGCGATGGCGCTCAAGCCCGCCACGCCCGTCGAGCCCTACGAGGACCTGCTCCCCGAACTCGACATGATCCTGGTGATGACGGTCGAGCCGGGCTTCGGCGGCCAGTCCTTCCTCGACATCATGCTGCCCAAGATCCGCCGCACCCGGGAGCTGATCGCCAAGCACGGCCTCGACCTGTGGCTCCAGGTGGACGGCGGGGTCTCGGAGCGGACCATCGAGCGGTGCGCGGAGGCCGGCGCCGACGTCTTCGTGGCCGGTTCGGCGGTCTACGGCGCCGACGACCCGGCGGAGGCGGTGCGCAAGCTGCGTAACCAGGCCGGGTCGGCGCTGGCCTCGGCGAGCTGGGCCTGCGCCCACTGA
- a CDS encoding sugar-binding transcriptional regulator, producing MSTGEGDVTTGRSPVRMGPAEMVQAAAMARRFYLEGKSKIQIAEEFGVSRFKVARVLESALERDLVRIEIRVPAELDAERSDALRARYGLRHAVVVESPSDQTADSPDPENLGAVAAGLLGELVTEGDVLGLAWGRSIITMANALDRLPPCTVVQLTGVYDAGTAERGSVEAVRRAAQVSGGEAHPMYAPMVLPDAATAAALRKQTGIAAAMGYFDKVTVAVVSIGSWEPRVSTVYDALTDAERKHYADLGVAAEMSSHLFDAEGRRVGRDLGERCITVDADRLRRVPEVVAIAGGIRKAAAVGAVLRSGLVTSLVTDTAAADHLLEKQSPGVRPAIERADPGTA from the coding sequence ATGAGCACTGGGGAGGGTGACGTGACCACTGGCCGCTCACCGGTCCGCATGGGCCCCGCCGAGATGGTGCAGGCGGCGGCGATGGCCCGTCGCTTCTACCTGGAGGGCAAGTCCAAGATCCAGATCGCGGAGGAGTTCGGCGTCAGCCGGTTCAAGGTCGCGCGCGTGCTGGAGTCGGCGCTCGAACGCGACCTGGTCCGCATCGAGATCCGGGTGCCGGCCGAACTCGACGCGGAGCGCTCCGACGCCCTGCGGGCCCGGTACGGACTGCGCCACGCCGTGGTCGTCGAGTCCCCCTCCGACCAGACCGCCGACTCGCCCGACCCGGAGAACCTCGGCGCGGTCGCCGCCGGCCTCCTGGGCGAACTGGTGACCGAGGGCGATGTGCTCGGCCTCGCCTGGGGCCGTTCCATCATCACCATGGCCAACGCCCTCGACCGGCTACCGCCGTGCACCGTCGTCCAGCTCACCGGCGTCTACGACGCGGGCACCGCCGAACGCGGCTCGGTCGAGGCCGTCCGCCGGGCCGCCCAGGTCTCCGGCGGCGAGGCCCATCCGATGTACGCGCCGATGGTGCTCCCCGACGCGGCCACCGCCGCCGCGCTGCGCAAGCAGACCGGGATCGCCGCGGCCATGGGCTACTTCGACAAGGTCACCGTGGCCGTGGTCTCCATCGGCTCCTGGGAACCGCGGGTCTCCACCGTGTACGACGCCCTCACCGACGCCGAGCGCAAGCACTACGCCGACCTCGGGGTGGCCGCCGAGATGTCCTCCCACCTGTTCGACGCCGAGGGCCGCCGGGTCGGCCGCGACCTGGGCGAACGATGCATAACCGTGGACGCCGACCGGCTGCGCCGGGTGCCCGAGGTGGTGGCGATCGCGGGCGGCATCCGCAAGGCCGCCGCGGTCGGCGCGGTGCTCCGCTCCGGGCTGGTCACCTCCCTGGTCACCGACACCGCCGCCGCCGACCACCTGCTGGAGAAGCAGTCGCCGGGCGTGCGCCCGGCCATCGAGCGGGCCGACCCGGGCACCGCGTAA
- a CDS encoding guanyl-specific ribonuclease: MRHRSPSTALRLLCALLAAVALALAGCSAHPRTAAEHRSGGPARTAPSATTQGGHRLRTVPASSLPAEAQRTLRLIAAGGPFPYPKDGVVFGNYEGVLPKEPRGYYHEYTVPTPGSRDRGARRIVTGSHQERYYSQDHYRTFVAVSSR, encoded by the coding sequence ATGCGTCACCGCTCACCGTCCACCGCACTGCGACTGTTGTGCGCCCTGCTCGCCGCCGTGGCCCTCGCCCTGGCCGGCTGTTCCGCGCACCCCCGAACCGCCGCCGAACACCGCTCCGGCGGCCCCGCGCGCACCGCGCCGTCGGCCACCACGCAGGGCGGCCACCGGCTGCGTACCGTGCCGGCGAGCAGCCTGCCCGCCGAGGCCCAGCGCACCCTGCGGCTGATCGCGGCCGGCGGCCCGTTCCCGTACCCCAAGGACGGCGTGGTCTTCGGGAACTACGAAGGGGTGCTGCCCAAGGAGCCGCGCGGCTACTACCACGAGTACACCGTGCCCACCCCGGGCTCCCGGGACCGCGGCGCCCGGCGCATCGTGACCGGCTCCCACCAGGAGCGCTACTACAGCCAGGACCACTACCGGACGTTCGTGGCGGTGAGTTCGCGATGA
- a CDS encoding barstar family protein, translating to MTGADEDGLAALLGGPLPHGIVHVPQGRAAGDVLDAAHVTGWQTVRLSLDGVADKAGFLDACARRLGLPEWFGHNWDALHDCLTDPDWALPGHATPGRRLVLVTGWTALAEAAPAEWETAQRVLADAVGHWRSTATPLLVVVDRPPADPFADAFEDPLTDPEPPTPGTSG from the coding sequence ATGACCGGGGCCGACGAGGACGGGCTGGCCGCCCTGCTCGGCGGACCGCTGCCGCACGGCATCGTCCACGTGCCCCAGGGCCGCGCCGCCGGGGACGTGCTGGACGCCGCCCACGTCACCGGCTGGCAGACGGTACGGCTGAGCCTGGACGGCGTCGCCGACAAGGCCGGCTTCCTGGACGCCTGCGCCCGCCGCCTCGGCCTGCCGGAGTGGTTCGGGCACAACTGGGACGCGCTCCACGACTGCCTGACCGACCCCGACTGGGCGCTGCCCGGCCACGCGACACCGGGGCGGCGGCTGGTCCTGGTCACCGGCTGGACGGCGCTGGCCGAGGCGGCCCCCGCGGAGTGGGAGACCGCTCAGCGGGTGCTGGCCGACGCGGTCGGCCACTGGCGGTCGACCGCCACCCCGCTGCTGGTGGTCGTCGACCGGCCGCCCGCCGACCCGTTCGCCGACGCCTTCGAGGACCCGCTCACAGACCCGGAGCCCCCCACACCGGGAACCAGCGGCTGA